The DNA window GCCACGCGCGCAAGGCTCCGCTCTACGCGGCGCTGGGCGCGGCGGCGGTGACGGTGGCCATCGTGCTGTACCTGCTCCAGGAGCGCGGCACGTGAGCGCTCCCGACTCCCCGCTGCCCTGGAGCGTGCTCCTGCGCGTCTTCATGCGCTCGCTCTTCCTCCAGGCGTCGTGGAATCCCCAGGGCATGCAGAACCTGGGGCTGGCCTACGCGGTGTTCCCCGCGCTGGAGCGGCTGTACGCGGCGGGCACGGCGCGCGAGGAGGCGGTGCGCCGGCACCTGGTCTTCTTCAACACCCACCCGTACGTGGCCGCGGCCATCGTCGGCGGGGTCGTCTACCACGAGGAGCGCATCGCCCGGGGCGAGGAGTCCCCCGACAAGGTGGTGGCCTTCAAGGCGGCGCTGATGGGGCCGCTGGCCGCGCTGGGAGACGGCTTCTTCTGGTTGTCGCTCAAGCCCGCGGCGGGCGCGGTGGGCGCCGCGCTGGTGCCGCTGCTGGGCCTGTGGGCGGTGCCGGTGTTCCTGGTGTTCTACAATCTGGTGCACCTGCTCTTGCGGGTGCGGCTGTACTGGCTGGGTCTCACCCTGGGAGACCGGTTGGTGGAGGCGGTGGCGCGGGCCAACCTCCCGGCGCGCGGCGCGCGGCTGCGGACGCTGGCGGCGTTGTGCGCCGGTGGGCTCGCGGCCTGGCTCGCGGTGACCTTCGGGGCCAACGCCGGAGGGGCCCGTGCGCCGCTGCTGGCGGCCGGGTGTCTGGCCTTGGGGGTTGCATCCTACGTGCTGGTCAGCCGTCGGGTGCCCAACTACGTGGTGCTCTACCTCGCGGCGATACTGGCCTGCGCGGCGGGAGCCTTTCTTTAGAGACGAGAGGTAGGAGTCGCGATGGCAACGGTGGCCGAAGGAACATACGAGATCATCAACGAGCTGGGGCTGCATGCCCGGGCGGCGGCGCAGATGGTCAAGGTGGCCAACCGCTTCAAGAGCGACGTGCTCATCGAGGCGCAAGGTCAGCGGGCCAACGCCAAGTCCATCATGGGCGTGCTGATGCTGGCGGCGGCGAAGGGAGTGCAGGTGAAGTTGACCTGTAAGGGAGACGACGCGCAGGCGTGCCTGGAGGAGCTGGCGAAGCTCATCGGGGACCGTTTTGGCGAGTCGAAGTGACGCTGGGAAGCCACCTGCGGTAGGACTGGGAGGGAAGAAAGACACGTGAGCAGCCAGGCCACCCCCACACTGCGGTTGATGGGCATCGGCGCCTCACCTGGCGTGGCGGTGGGCCACGCGTTCATCCTCGACAGGAAGCGCATCCGCACCCCCAAGCTGCGGCTGGCGGAGGCGGAAGTCGAGCCCGAGCGCATGCGCATGAAGACGGCGGTGGACCTGTCCGACCGCCAGCTCATCGAGCTCAAGGACCAGATTACGCGCACCGAGGGCAGCGACCACGCCCTCATCCTGGAAGCGCACCGGCTGATGCTCCAGGACCCGATGCTGGTGGACGCCGTCAACCAGCTCATCGTCGAGGACCGCATCAACGCGGAGTGGGCCGTCCGCCGCGTGGCCCGCAAAATCAAGCACCTGTTCGACAACATCCCGGACGAGTACTTCCGCGAGCGTCGCTCGGACGTGGACTACGTCGCCGACCGCATCATCCGCAACCTGATGGGGCAGGTGGTCGACGAAGAAGTGGAGGTCCCCGCGGAGGCCATCGTCGTCGCACATGACCTGCCCCCGGCTGACGCCGCCATGATGGCGCGCAGCGGCCGGGTGGCGGGCTTCGTGACGGACCTGGGTGGCCACACCAGCCACACGGCCATCGTCGCGCGCGCCCGGGAGACTCCCGCGGTGGTGGGCGCGGGCCGGGCCAGCGAGCAGATTTCCCCGGGCGACCTGGTGGCCATGGACGGCACGCGGGGCCTCGTCCTGGTGAACCCCACGGAGGAGCAGCTCCAGAGCTTCCGCGAGGAGCAGCGCCGCCACCGGGACGCGGAGCAGCTGGCGCTCGCGACGAAGGATTTGGCGGCGGTGAGCACGGACGACTTCCGCATCCGGCTCAACGGGAACATGGAGTTCCTGGAGGAGATTCCGTCCCTGCTCGCGCACGGCGCGGAGGGCATTGGCCTGTACCGCACCGAGTTCATGTTCCTGGACCGGAAGACGGCGCCCACGGAGGAGGAGCACTACCGCGCCTACCGTCAGGTGCTGGAGGCCATG is part of the Myxococcus landrumus genome and encodes:
- a CDS encoding HPr family phosphocarrier protein is translated as MATVAEGTYEIINELGLHARAAAQMVKVANRFKSDVLIEAQGQRANAKSIMGVLMLAAAKGVQVKLTCKGDDAQACLEELAKLIGDRFGESK
- the ptsP gene encoding phosphoenolpyruvate--protein phosphotransferase, whose translation is MSSQATPTLRLMGIGASPGVAVGHAFILDRKRIRTPKLRLAEAEVEPERMRMKTAVDLSDRQLIELKDQITRTEGSDHALILEAHRLMLQDPMLVDAVNQLIVEDRINAEWAVRRVARKIKHLFDNIPDEYFRERRSDVDYVADRIIRNLMGQVVDEEVEVPAEAIVVAHDLPPADAAMMARSGRVAGFVTDLGGHTSHTAIVARARETPAVVGAGRASEQISPGDLVAMDGTRGLVLVNPTEEQLQSFREEQRRHRDAEQLALATKDLAAVSTDDFRIRLNGNMEFLEEIPSLLAHGAEGIGLYRTEFMFLDRKTAPTEEEHYRAYRQVLEAMGGRPVTIRTLDLGGDKVPGKTKHEKEPNPAMGLRAIRYCLSNRELFRTQLRALLRASVHGNLRLMFPLICGVSELREARSELEACRTELGRAGVPVGKRFPVGIMVETPSAAMIADRLAQEADFFSVGTNDLIQYSLAIDRQNREVAYLYRPLHLSVLRMLETIVSAAKAANIPVSMCGEMAGDPLYTLVLLAMGFDELSMTSGQIPAVKGFIRRVGRAEAKELLREAMELTTAEEIERFMRTEMDRRFGAAP
- a CDS encoding PTS system mannose/fructose/sorbose family transporter subunit IID, coding for MSAPDSPLPWSVLLRVFMRSLFLQASWNPQGMQNLGLAYAVFPALERLYAAGTAREEAVRRHLVFFNTHPYVAAAIVGGVVYHEERIARGEESPDKVVAFKAALMGPLAALGDGFFWLSLKPAAGAVGAALVPLLGLWAVPVFLVFYNLVHLLLRVRLYWLGLTLGDRLVEAVARANLPARGARLRTLAALCAGGLAAWLAVTFGANAGGARAPLLAAGCLALGVASYVLVSRRVPNYVVLYLAAILACAAGAFL